The following are encoded together in the Desulfobotulus pelophilus genome:
- a CDS encoding DegT/DnrJ/EryC1/StrS family aminotransferase encodes MKKFVLDNNLIIDFLSDERLVKYPESGKVFEFLQKPGFSFYISSSSLNNISVILFHEFKVRLGNRLSARQIKKLMELCIRDLLLKVSIAKTPSYMEIDYEDIEGAQVVASAKAIHAFVLTRDKGMLEKYPDIAMHPEIFLQKHGQYGKSNISFMDLKAINEIHASGLERAFDEVLHSGWYIQGQQVKAFESEFAAYCGTPFCIGVANGLDALILTLRAWKEMGRLKDWDKILVPANTYIASILAITENRLIPVLVEPDPATFNISPSEVLKSLDSKTKAILPVHLYGQMADMSAILEIARKHDLLVLEDAAQAHGAVIGGKKAGSWGHAACFSFYPGKNLGALGDAGAVTTHDEELALTIRALGNYGSHKKYENLYQGVNSRLDEMQAALLRVKLPSLDRDIKKRQVVTRLYMEGITHPEILLPAWKGDASHVFHLFVLRCQRREVLQAYLAEKGIQTLIHYPVPPHKQKAYGVWSGMDLPVTEQIHREVLSLPMGPTIPDDEVFEVIKVLNEFN; translated from the coding sequence ATGAAAAAATTTGTTCTGGATAACAATCTCATCATTGATTTTTTATCCGATGAAAGACTTGTAAAATATCCGGAATCCGGGAAAGTTTTTGAATTTCTGCAAAAGCCTGGATTTTCTTTTTATATTAGTTCTTCTTCTCTGAATAATATCAGCGTTATTTTATTCCATGAATTTAAAGTAAGGCTTGGTAACAGGCTGTCTGCGAGGCAGATCAAAAAGCTAATGGAACTTTGTATAAGAGATCTTCTGCTGAAAGTTTCTATTGCAAAAACGCCTTCCTACATGGAAATTGACTACGAAGATATCGAAGGTGCTCAGGTTGTTGCATCCGCGAAGGCGATCCATGCCTTTGTTCTTACCAGAGATAAGGGCATGCTCGAGAAATATCCGGACATAGCCATGCACCCAGAGATTTTTTTGCAGAAGCATGGTCAGTATGGAAAGTCAAATATCTCATTTATGGATCTGAAAGCCATTAACGAAATTCATGCTTCCGGTCTTGAAAGGGCCTTTGACGAGGTGCTGCACAGCGGCTGGTACATTCAGGGCCAGCAGGTGAAAGCTTTTGAGTCAGAATTTGCCGCATATTGTGGAACGCCCTTCTGTATTGGCGTTGCTAATGGGCTGGATGCGCTGATCCTGACCCTCAGGGCCTGGAAGGAAATGGGTAGGCTTAAGGATTGGGATAAAATCCTTGTACCGGCCAATACCTACATTGCCAGCATTCTTGCCATAACGGAAAACCGTCTGATCCCCGTTTTGGTGGAGCCGGATCCTGCAACTTTTAATATCAGCCCTTCAGAAGTTCTTAAATCTCTGGATTCAAAAACAAAGGCCATTCTGCCAGTACATCTTTACGGACAGATGGCGGATATGTCTGCCATCCTGGAAATTGCGAGAAAGCATGATCTGCTGGTACTGGAAGATGCAGCCCAGGCCCATGGTGCTGTTATCGGTGGTAAAAAGGCAGGAAGCTGGGGGCATGCTGCATGCTTCAGTTTTTATCCGGGTAAAAACCTTGGGGCCTTAGGCGATGCCGGAGCCGTTACCACCCATGATGAAGAGCTGGCCCTCACCATCCGTGCCCTCGGCAATTATGGCAGCCATAAAAAGTATGAAAACCTTTATCAGGGAGTGAACAGCAGGCTGGATGAGATGCAGGCCGCCCTCTTGAGGGTGAAACTTCCCTCTTTGGATAGGGATATTAAAAAAAGACAGGTTGTGACGAGGCTGTACATGGAAGGTATTACCCACCCTGAAATCTTGCTTCCAGCCTGGAAGGGAGATGCTTCCCATGTTTTTCATCTTTTTGTGCTGCGTTGTCAGAGACGGGAAGTCCTGCAGGCATATCTCGCTGAAAAGGGTATTCAGACCCTGATCCATTATCCTGTTCCGCCCCATAAGCAAAAAGCTTATGGGGTATGGAGCGGGATGGATCTGCCCGTTACGGAGCAGATTCACAGGGAGGTTTTGAGTCTGCCCATGGGGCCGACAATTCCTGATGATGAAGTATTTGAGGTGATAAAGGTTCTCAATGAATTTAATTAA
- a CDS encoding N-acetyltransferase — protein sequence MTIHSTAIVSSAARIGKNVHIGPFTIVYDNVSIADNVIIESHCEIGVSNHLSEGKNLFIGGDSHIRSHSIFYEGSIFEEKLVTGHRVTVRENTKSGKNLQIGTLSDIQGYCSFGNYVRLHSNVHIGQQSIIGDFVWIFPYSVLTNDPHPPSNIMQGVTVDDFAVIATMSVILPGAHVSKGVLVGAHSLLKGSTEEDFVYAGSPAKKTCKTLVIKLQDGSQKAAYPWRKHFFRGYPVDVVKNWEKIASETLR from the coding sequence ATGACTATTCATTCAACAGCCATTGTCTCTTCTGCTGCCAGAATAGGAAAAAATGTCCATATTGGGCCGTTTACAATAGTTTATGATAATGTGAGTATTGCCGATAATGTGATCATAGAAAGTCATTGTGAGATTGGGGTTTCCAATCATCTGTCAGAAGGGAAAAACTTATTTATAGGTGGCGATTCTCATATTCGGTCACATTCTATTTTCTATGAAGGTTCAATTTTTGAGGAAAAGCTTGTTACGGGTCACAGGGTAACTGTCAGAGAAAATACTAAATCAGGTAAAAACCTTCAGATTGGTACATTGAGCGATATTCAAGGGTACTGTAGCTTTGGGAACTATGTTCGTTTACACAGCAATGTTCATATAGGACAGCAAAGCATTATAGGGGATTTTGTATGGATTTTTCCCTATAGTGTATTAACCAATGATCCGCATCCCCCCAGTAATATTATGCAGGGCGTAACAGTAGATGATTTTGCTGTCATCGCCACAATGTCCGTAATCCTTCCGGGAGCACATGTTTCAAAGGGTGTACTCGTTGGAGCGCATTCTTTACTGAAAGGTTCTACGGAAGAAGATTTTGTTTATGCGGGCTCTCCTGCTAAAAAAACTTGTAAGACATTAGTAATAAAACTCCAGGATGGCTCCCAAAAGGCAGCCTATCCGTGGAGAAAGCATTTTTTTCGTGGATATCCGGTAGATGTTGTAAAAAACTGGGAAAAAATTGCTTCTGAAACATTAAGGTAG
- the rfbB gene encoding dTDP-glucose 4,6-dehydratase — protein sequence MRILVTGGAGFIGSALIRYIIENTTDSVVNVDKLTYAANLESLGQAAHNPRYAFEQVDIGNGSELQRVFDTHRPDAVMHLAAESHVDRSIDGPAAFIETNLVGTATLLEVCRAFWMTLPEEAKIAFRFHHISTDEVFGDLDESEAAFTETTSYAPSSPYSASKAGSDHLVRAWHRTYGLPVLVTNCSNNYGPYHFPEKLIPHMILNALHGKSLPVYGDGRQIRDWLYVEDHVRALYLVLCRGPVGETFNIGGHNEKRNMEVVETICDLLEEMAPENPNSLKSGNPYGFRGLIRFVTDRPGHDLRYAMDASKMERDLGWKPEESFETGLRKTVRWYLDNEDWWQRVLNGAYRLERLGCDSPMEAWV from the coding sequence ATGAGGATTCTCGTTACAGGTGGCGCGGGGTTTATTGGCTCTGCACTGATCCGTTATATTATCGAAAACACCACAGACAGCGTTGTTAATGTGGATAAGCTTACCTATGCGGCGAACCTGGAATCCCTCGGACAGGCTGCCCATAATCCAAGGTATGCCTTTGAGCAAGTGGATATCGGCAATGGCAGTGAGCTTCAGCGGGTTTTTGACACCCACAGGCCGGATGCGGTGATGCACCTTGCTGCGGAAAGCCATGTGGACAGATCCATAGACGGGCCAGCGGCCTTCATTGAAACCAACTTGGTGGGTACGGCTACCCTCCTCGAAGTATGCAGGGCCTTCTGGATGACCCTCCCTGAGGAGGCGAAGATCGCCTTTCGCTTTCATCATATTTCAACGGATGAGGTTTTTGGCGATCTTGACGAAAGCGAAGCTGCCTTCACGGAGACCACTTCCTATGCGCCCAGTTCCCCCTATTCAGCCAGCAAGGCCGGTTCCGATCATCTGGTACGAGCATGGCACAGAACCTACGGCCTTCCCGTTCTGGTGACAAACTGCTCCAACAATTACGGGCCGTATCATTTTCCGGAAAAGCTCATTCCCCACATGATTCTCAACGCTCTGCACGGAAAATCCCTTCCCGTTTACGGAGACGGCCGGCAGATACGGGACTGGCTGTATGTGGAAGATCATGTCCGCGCCCTCTACCTTGTATTATGCCGTGGCCCTGTTGGTGAAACCTTCAATATCGGCGGCCACAACGAAAAGAGAAATATGGAGGTGGTGGAAACCATCTGTGATCTTTTGGAGGAAATGGCACCGGAAAACCCCAACAGCCTGAAAAGCGGCAATCCTTACGGATTCAGAGGCCTTATCCGTTTTGTGACGGACAGGCCGGGTCATGATCTGCGCTATGCCATGGATGCCTCAAAAATGGAAAGGGATCTTGGCTGGAAGCCGGAGGAAAGCTTTGAAACGGGGCTGAGAAAGACAGTACGCTGGTACCTTGATAATGAAGACTGGTGGCAACGGGTACTGAATGGGGCATACAGGCTGGAAAGACTGGGCTGCGACAGCCCCATGGAGGCATGGGTATGA
- a CDS encoding sugar 3,4-ketoisomerase encodes MTLFRWIDFAVRGDERGFLVVIEEGKNIPFEIKRVYYIFGTEEGVARGFHAHKSLQQVAVCVRGKCRMILDNGRVRGEAWLDSPSKGLLVGDMVWREMHDFSPDCVLIVFANEYYDEGDYIRDYQNFLELLL; translated from the coding sequence ATGACCCTGTTTCGCTGGATTGATTTTGCCGTTCGTGGTGATGAAAGAGGCTTTCTTGTGGTTATTGAAGAGGGCAAGAATATCCCCTTTGAGATAAAGCGGGTATACTATATTTTTGGAACCGAAGAAGGCGTTGCCAGAGGGTTCCATGCCCATAAATCCTTGCAGCAGGTGGCGGTCTGTGTCCGTGGGAAATGCAGAATGATTCTGGATAATGGCAGAGTCCGTGGAGAAGCATGGCTGGATTCACCGTCAAAGGGTCTTCTGGTTGGGGATATGGTCTGGCGCGAGATGCATGATTTCAGTCCGGACTGTGTGCTGATAGTCTTTGCGAATGAGTATTATGATGAAGGGGATTATATTAGGGATTATCAGAATTTTTTGGAGCTACTATTATGA
- a CDS encoding O-antigen translocase — translation MNLIKTSLLAFIATAVKMIAGLVINKAVSIYIGPSGLALVGQFQNFMQLTMALAKGPINSGVTKYTAEYGKESPKIPLLFSTASQISLICSVVVGAVTIAAAPWASEWFLKSGDFSYIFVLFGFTVVLFVFNNLLLSIVNGLKEIKTFVSINIIQSLYSLVFTSLLIVFMGLHGALLAFATNQSVVFFVVLYVLRKHSTIRFHNFRKGFSRPEGKKLLGYAVMSLTSAATVPVSHLLIRNFLGETLGWDQAGYWQAIWYISTMYLMVVTTSLSIYYLPRLSEIKERAELRREILNGYSIILPIVILLSAGIFTLKDFIVWLLFTPDFYSMRELFLVQLVGDVVKIIAWLLSYLMLAKAMARAFICTEIIFSASFVGLTFYFVSFYGLVGVTYAYATNYILYLLILVWIVKGEII, via the coding sequence ATGAATTTAATTAAGACTTCCCTTCTTGCCTTTATCGCTACAGCCGTAAAAATGATTGCAGGCCTTGTGATCAACAAGGCGGTTTCCATCTATATCGGCCCGTCCGGACTTGCCTTGGTCGGGCAGTTTCAGAATTTTATGCAATTAACGATGGCTCTTGCCAAAGGGCCTATAAATAGCGGTGTGACAAAATACACTGCAGAATATGGTAAGGAGAGTCCTAAAATACCCCTGTTGTTCAGTACAGCGTCCCAAATAAGCCTTATATGTTCAGTGGTGGTTGGTGCTGTAACCATTGCAGCGGCGCCATGGGCGTCAGAGTGGTTTTTAAAATCAGGAGACTTTTCATACATTTTTGTGCTTTTTGGTTTTACCGTTGTGCTTTTTGTTTTCAACAATCTGCTGCTGTCCATTGTCAACGGCCTTAAAGAGATAAAAACCTTTGTAAGTATAAATATCATACAAAGCCTTTACAGCCTTGTTTTTACATCTCTACTTATCGTTTTTATGGGGCTTCACGGTGCTTTGCTAGCCTTTGCAACCAATCAGTCCGTAGTTTTTTTTGTAGTTTTATACGTTCTGCGAAAACATTCCACCATCCGCTTTCATAATTTCCGTAAGGGTTTCAGTAGGCCGGAAGGTAAGAAACTTTTGGGTTACGCAGTCATGTCCCTGACTTCTGCTGCAACGGTTCCTGTCTCCCATCTGCTTATACGAAATTTTTTGGGAGAAACCCTTGGGTGGGATCAGGCTGGTTACTGGCAGGCTATCTGGTATATTTCCACCATGTACCTCATGGTTGTGACCACATCTTTGAGTATTTATTACCTGCCAAGGCTTTCGGAGATTAAAGAAAGGGCTGAGCTCCGTAGAGAAATTCTAAATGGATACAGCATTATTCTTCCCATAGTGATACTTCTGTCCGCGGGAATTTTTACCCTGAAAGATTTTATTGTTTGGCTTTTGTTTACCCCTGATTTTTATTCCATGCGGGAGCTTTTTCTGGTGCAGCTTGTGGGGGATGTTGTGAAAATTATAGCTTGGCTTCTTTCATACCTGATGCTGGCTAAGGCTATGGCCAGAGCGTTTATCTGTACGGAAATTATTTTTTCTGCATCTTTTGTGGGTTTAACCTTTTATTTTGTCAGTTTTTATGGGCTGGTTGGAGTTACATATGCTTATGCAACTAATTATATACTGTATTTATTGATACTGGTTTGGATTGTTAAGGGAGAAATTATATGA
- a CDS encoding glycosyltransferase family 2 protein, which translates to MSSMYKDQPLVSIAIITYNQKKYLRKCIESVLVQDYPNMEIVVADDCSTDGTQDMLRKYNEQYPGKFVLKLAEKNLGITGNSNVALFACSGKYIALTGGDDVFLPGKISKQVSIMEGCPEVSLCGTYTKLIDSSSSEIAIRKDLKKRSNPFYSLCELLESANSLIPVVSYIFRSKDIPKNGFDYRLPVASDSLFYYHIGSKGKIYVLPDILTCYRIHESHAKNKGYVDDSFVSLALAEFFFPHCYKEIKKARSKSYYTAGRYHHRELDYHLAQLRFKASLNLSFTTKALVAYVLSRFRIGL; encoded by the coding sequence ATGAGCAGTATGTATAAGGACCAGCCTCTTGTAAGTATTGCCATTATAACCTACAATCAAAAAAAATACCTTCGTAAATGTATAGAGTCTGTTCTTGTTCAGGATTATCCCAATATGGAAATCGTTGTGGCGGATGATTGTTCAACGGATGGTACGCAGGATATGCTCAGGAAATATAATGAGCAATATCCCGGTAAATTTGTTTTGAAGCTAGCAGAAAAAAATCTTGGTATCACAGGGAACTCCAATGTTGCCTTGTTTGCATGCAGCGGTAAATATATTGCTCTGACAGGGGGGGATGATGTTTTTTTACCTGGGAAAATAAGCAAGCAGGTCTCTATTATGGAGGGTTGTCCTGAAGTCTCGCTCTGTGGAACCTATACAAAGTTAATTGACTCTTCCAGTAGTGAAATAGCAATTAGGAAAGACCTCAAAAAAAGAAGTAACCCTTTTTATTCATTATGTGAATTGCTTGAATCCGCAAATAGCTTGATACCCGTTGTGAGTTATATCTTTAGGTCTAAGGATATCCCAAAGAATGGGTTTGATTACCGCTTGCCAGTGGCTTCGGATAGCCTGTTTTATTACCATATCGGTAGCAAGGGCAAGATCTATGTTCTTCCGGATATTTTAACCTGTTATCGTATTCATGAAAGTCATGCAAAAAATAAAGGCTACGTGGATGATAGTTTTGTATCCTTAGCATTAGCAGAGTTTTTTTTCCCACATTGCTATAAAGAGATAAAGAAGGCAAGAAGTAAATCGTATTACACAGCAGGAAGATACCACCATCGGGAGCTGGACTATCATTTGGCGCAATTAAGATTTAAAGCTAGTCTTAACTTATCTTTTACTACTAAAGCGCTAGTTGCTTATGTTTTATCTCGTTTTAGGATTGGCCTATAG
- the rfbA gene encoding glucose-1-phosphate thymidylyltransferase RfbA — MKGILLAGGSGTRLYPITRGVSKQLLPIYDKPMIYYPLSVLMLASIRDILVITTQEDQSSYQRLLGDGSDFGISLSYAVQPSPDGLAQAFIIGEDFIGKDGVCLILGDNIFYGQGFSPKLKEAAARENGATVFGYQVKDPERFGVVAFDKNRRAVSIDEKPVKPKSNYAVTGLYFYDNDVVSIAKEVKPSDRGELEITSINQEYLKRKTLHVELLGRGFAWLDTGTHESLLDAGMFVQTLETRQGLKLACLEEIALNNGWLDRVAIQRTGESLEKTGYGKYLLSLCGERT; from the coding sequence ATGAAAGGCATTCTGCTGGCTGGCGGATCCGGAACAAGGCTCTACCCCATCACAAGAGGCGTATCCAAGCAGCTTTTGCCCATCTACGATAAGCCCATGATCTACTATCCCCTTTCCGTTCTCATGCTGGCGAGTATCCGGGATATCCTTGTGATTACAACCCAGGAAGATCAGTCTTCTTACCAAAGGCTGCTGGGTGATGGTTCGGATTTTGGTATCTCTTTGAGCTATGCCGTGCAGCCCAGCCCGGATGGTCTGGCCCAGGCCTTCATCATTGGTGAAGACTTTATCGGAAAAGACGGGGTATGCCTCATTCTGGGAGACAACATCTTTTACGGTCAGGGCTTTTCACCTAAGCTCAAAGAGGCCGCAGCCAGAGAAAATGGAGCCACTGTATTCGGATATCAGGTGAAAGATCCGGAACGCTTTGGCGTTGTCGCCTTTGATAAGAACAGGCGGGCGGTTTCCATTGACGAAAAACCCGTAAAGCCGAAATCCAATTATGCTGTTACAGGCCTTTATTTCTACGACAATGATGTCGTGAGTATTGCAAAAGAGGTAAAGCCATCGGACAGGGGAGAACTTGAGATTACCAGCATCAATCAGGAATATCTGAAGCGTAAGACGCTGCATGTGGAGCTTTTGGGCAGGGGTTTTGCCTGGCTGGATACGGGGACCCATGAAAGTCTTTTGGATGCTGGCATGTTTGTGCAGACCTTAGAGACGCGGCAGGGTCTGAAGCTTGCATGTCTTGAAGAAATTGCCCTGAACAATGGCTGGCTTGATCGGGTGGCAATTCAAAGAACTGGCGAGAGTCTTGAGAAGACAGGATATGGTAAGTATTTGTTGAGTCTTTGTGGGGAAAGAACATGA